In Anaerolineales bacterium, the following proteins share a genomic window:
- a CDS encoding chromate transporter produces MNEPKITVWFRLLWMFLKVNVLSPSGPASVGFLYDEAVGKIMSEERFVEAVGFSNVLPGSEALKLAMFVGFAAGGIPGVLAALLGAILPPTVLMLIVAALLQRFQQENWLTSFVAGMSPAVAALIVFVAWELFRAGTRKQIDRRVALIAILSAIAFWFDIPSPFVLLGAGVLGVILFGKRSYR; encoded by the coding sequence ATGAACGAACCAAAGATCACAGTTTGGTTTCGCTTGTTATGGATGTTCCTCAAAGTGAACGTCCTCTCGCCGTCTGGTCCCGCGTCGGTTGGGTTTTTATACGATGAAGCGGTGGGCAAGATTATGAGCGAGGAGCGATTCGTCGAGGCGGTCGGTTTCTCGAATGTGTTACCCGGCAGTGAAGCGTTGAAGTTAGCCATGTTCGTCGGTTTTGCCGCAGGCGGTATTCCTGGCGTACTTGCCGCGTTACTCGGCGCGATCCTGCCTCCCACTGTTTTGATGTTGATCGTCGCCGCGCTGCTCCAACGGTTTCAACAGGAAAATTGGCTCACCAGTTTTGTGGCGGGGATGAGTCCCGCCGTCGCGGCGTTGATCGTTTTTGTGGCGTGGGAATTATTTCGCGCAGGGACGCGTAAACAGATAGACCGCCGCGTGGCGTTGATCGCCATTCTCAGCGCCATTGCCTTCTGGTTTGATATTCCATCGCCGTTCGTGCTGCTTGGGGCGGGCGTTCTCGGCGTCATCCTTTTTGGAAAGCGGAGTTACAGATGA
- a CDS encoding response regulator transcription factor, producing the protein MSDNSANTITVLIADDEEFARALIRSLLQPAMDITIIGEAEDGFETQELIPLLKPRILLLDYRMPGPGAYNIEKWVRENHPETSTLILTAYERDAYLSEMMDSGIAGYLFKNGDSNQLIEAIRRAVNGTVYFSNEQIERAQNWKRTVGMNWENLSRREREVLEQLAAGKDNKGIANRLSISLKTTEFHITNILKKLELNSRNEAIVWMLKHQPDDPWLAKN; encoded by the coding sequence ATGTCAGACAACTCGGCGAACACAATTACTGTTTTGATAGCGGACGATGAAGAATTTGCTCGTGCATTGATTCGCTCGTTATTACAACCAGCAATGGACATAACAATTATCGGTGAAGCGGAGGACGGGTTTGAAACGCAAGAATTAATTCCCTTGCTCAAACCTCGAATTCTATTGTTGGACTATCGAATGCCCGGCCCCGGTGCTTATAACATCGAAAAATGGGTTCGGGAAAATCACCCTGAAACCAGCACATTGATCCTAACGGCTTACGAGCGGGACGCTTATCTGTCAGAGATGATGGATTCGGGCATTGCAGGCTACTTATTCAAGAACGGGGATTCTAACCAATTGATCGAAGCCATTCGACGCGCCGTGAATGGGACAGTCTATTTTAGCAATGAACAGATCGAAAGGGCGCAAAACTGGAAACGAACCGTTGGAATGAACTGGGAAAACCTATCACGGCGCGAACGGGAGGTTCTGGAACAGTTGGCGGCGGGTAAAGACAATAAAGGCATCGCAAACAGGCTGTCCATCTCGCTCAAAACGACAGAGTTTCACATCACAAACATTTTGAAGAAGCTCGAATTGAATTCTCGCAATGAAGCCATTGTGTGGATGCTCAAACACCAGCCTGACGACCCTTGGCTGGCGAAAAACTAG
- a CDS encoding chromate transporter encodes MDQLLELFWIFLKVNLLSTSGPASVGLLYHEVVGKLVTEGQFVQAVGLSSVLPGSDALQLAMYVGYAVAGIPGGFVALVASILPPTIIILGVTMILHRLRREAWLSNFIEGLTPAISVLMLFVAWKIFEKGGSTGWEGWAIGIASLIAMFLNAPARIVVILAGLVGIFFLR; translated from the coding sequence GTGGATCAATTATTGGAACTCTTTTGGATCTTTCTAAAAGTTAATTTACTCAGCACATCAGGACCTGCCTCCGTTGGCTTGTTGTACCATGAGGTTGTCGGCAAACTGGTGACGGAGGGACAATTCGTGCAGGCGGTGGGGTTGTCGTCTGTTCTGCCGGGGAGCGACGCGTTGCAGCTGGCGATGTACGTCGGCTATGCTGTGGCAGGCATCCCCGGCGGGTTTGTCGCGCTGGTCGCATCCATCTTGCCGCCGACGATCATCATCTTAGGCGTGACAATGATCCTGCACCGCCTGCGACGTGAAGCGTGGTTGAGTAATTTCATCGAGGGGCTTACGCCCGCGATCTCGGTGTTGATGTTGTTCGTAGCGTGGAAGATCTTTGAAAAGGGCGGATCGACCGGCTGGGAGGGTTGGGCGATCGGCATCGCAAGTTTGATCGCCATGTTCCTCAACGCGCCGGCGCGCATTGTGGTCATTCTCGCCGGGCTGGTGGGAATCTTCTTTCTTAGATGA